From the Myxococcales bacterium genome, one window contains:
- a CDS encoding DEAD/DEAH box helicase codes for MSDAFARLSPAMQYQIVNGLGFGGLRPVQEAAADAILDGKNCVVLAPTAGGKTEAAFFPLLSRMDAEDWRPVSLVYVAPIRALLNNLEERIVRYGGLIGRRAFKWHGDVAASAKQRFITDPTDILLTTPESLEVMLMSRKVPAERLFRGLRAVVIDEIHAFVGDDRGGHLAAVLERLTRCCGNDVQRIGLSATVGNPAAILSWMAGSSQRSGAVIDPGGGRTPPEIKLDWVANLGNAAHMIARLHPGKKRLVFVDSRRQVEALGQALRGLGVDTYVTHSSLSFDERQAAEAAFQDGHDCVIVATSALELGIDIGDLDHVLQLDAPSTVAAFLQRMGRTGRREGRLPNCTFLAIEPEGLLRAAAIIQLFRQGFVESVPTSTRSAHLLAHQLMALTIQREGGIPVSDWWAWVSAATPFRDLSADDRQALVAHMLAQDILAEADGRYVLGARGEKLYGWRNFAELYAVFSAPQTLKVLWGMSEIGSIDAHFAQQARQEELSFVLGARAWHAVAIDWREGFVRVEPMATSGLARWQGSPRLLSSELCQAMRAVLVGDDDAPEWSQRARARLVELRAEYALTPDTTAELVADGHGLRLWTFAGGKANNLFGKVLGELLGDKVVVDNLYIGFRDAAARSDVAIREAVARLRTEGRPDHSDALRLAESCGRGRLSKFQPCLPTRLDAEYLASVLTDEAGARRITQAATTPAP; via the coding sequence ATGAGCGATGCGTTCGCCCGGCTGTCGCCGGCGATGCAGTATCAGATCGTCAACGGGCTCGGCTTCGGTGGGCTGCGCCCCGTCCAGGAGGCCGCCGCGGACGCGATCCTCGACGGCAAGAACTGCGTCGTGCTCGCGCCGACCGCCGGCGGCAAGACCGAGGCGGCGTTCTTCCCCCTGCTGTCTCGAATGGACGCCGAGGACTGGCGTCCGGTATCGCTGGTCTACGTGGCGCCGATCCGCGCGCTGCTGAACAACCTCGAGGAGCGGATCGTCCGCTACGGCGGCCTGATCGGCCGCCGCGCGTTCAAGTGGCACGGCGACGTCGCCGCCTCGGCCAAGCAGCGCTTCATCACCGACCCGACAGACATCCTGCTGACGACGCCCGAGAGCCTCGAGGTCATGTTGATGAGCCGCAAGGTCCCCGCCGAGCGCCTGTTCCGCGGGCTGCGGGCGGTGGTCATCGATGAGATTCACGCCTTCGTAGGCGACGATCGCGGAGGACACCTGGCGGCGGTGCTCGAGCGCCTCACCCGGTGTTGCGGGAACGACGTGCAGCGGATCGGCCTGTCGGCGACGGTCGGCAACCCGGCGGCGATCCTCAGCTGGATGGCCGGGAGTTCGCAGCGGTCCGGCGCGGTGATCGACCCCGGAGGCGGACGCACGCCGCCCGAGATCAAGCTCGACTGGGTCGCCAACCTGGGCAACGCAGCGCACATGATCGCGCGGCTCCACCCCGGCAAGAAGCGGCTGGTCTTCGTCGACAGCCGCCGGCAGGTCGAGGCGCTCGGCCAGGCGCTGCGCGGCCTCGGCGTCGACACCTACGTCACCCACTCGAGCCTGTCGTTCGACGAGCGGCAGGCCGCAGAGGCCGCGTTCCAGGACGGCCACGACTGCGTGATCGTCGCGACGAGCGCGCTCGAACTGGGCATCGACATCGGCGATCTCGACCACGTCCTTCAACTCGACGCACCGAGCACCGTGGCCGCGTTCCTCCAGCGCATGGGCCGCACCGGTCGTCGCGAGGGACGGCTCCCCAACTGCACGTTCCTGGCGATCGAACCTGAGGGACTGTTGCGGGCGGCGGCGATCATCCAGCTGTTCCGACAGGGCTTCGTCGAGTCAGTACCAACCTCGACCCGCTCGGCGCACCTGCTCGCGCATCAGCTGATGGCGTTGACGATCCAGCGCGAAGGCGGCATCCCGGTCTCCGACTGGTGGGCCTGGGTCTCGGCCGCGACGCCGTTTCGCGACCTCTCGGCCGACGACCGTCAGGCCCTCGTCGCGCACATGCTTGCGCAAGACATCCTGGCCGAGGCTGACGGGCGCTACGTGCTCGGCGCCCGTGGCGAGAAGCTCTACGGCTGGCGCAACTTCGCCGAGCTGTACGCGGTGTTCTCCGCGCCCCAGACGCTGAAGGTCCTGTGGGGCATGAGCGAGATCGGTTCGATCGACGCACACTTCGCCCAGCAGGCCAGGCAGGAGGAGCTGAGCTTCGTGCTCGGGGCCCGCGCCTGGCACGCGGTCGCGATCGACTGGCGCGAAGGCTTCGTCCGGGTCGAGCCGATGGCGACCAGCGGCCTGGCACGCTGGCAGGGCAGCCCCCGGTTGCTCAGCTCCGAGCTGTGCCAGGCCATGCGCGCGGTCCTGGTCGGCGACGACGACGCGCCCGAGTGGTCGCAGCGCGCGCGGGCGCGGCTCGTCGAGCTGCGCGCCGAGTACGCGCTCACGCCCGACACGACCGCCGAGCTGGTCGCGGACGGGCACGGCCTCCGCCTGTGGACCTTCGCCGGCGGCAAGGCCAACAACCTGTTCGGCAAGGTCCTCGGCGAGCTGCTCGGCGACAAGGTCGTTGTCGACAACCTGTACATCGGGTTTCGCGACGCCGCCGCTCGGTCGGACGTCGCGATCCGCGAGGCTGTTGCGCGGCTTCGGACAGAGGGTCGTCCCGACCACAGCGATGCCCTGCGCCTCGCCGAGAGCTGCGGTCGCGGCCGCCTGTCCAAGTTCCAGCCGTGCCTCCCGACGCGCCTCGACGCCGAATACCTGGCGTCAGTGCTGACCGACGAGGCGGGCGCGCGCCGCATCACGCAGGCGGCCACGACGCCGGCTCCTTGA